In Roseomonas marmotae, a single window of DNA contains:
- a CDS encoding ATPase domain-containing protein yields the protein METLARLETGIPGLDTVLKGGLLAGSSYIVQGRPGSGKTILANQIAFHHARQGGRVLFATLLSESHERLFHFLSSLSFFSRERIGNEIQFVSAFDTLESEGLDEVVKLLRREIARQRASVLVVDGVLNARSRADNTLDTKKFIAELQGHAAFAGCTVLLLTSARMDDSSPEHTMVDGVIELGEDLVGVRSIRRLHLRKTRGSGAIGGLHNFRITPDGIVVHPRLEAVLGSRPNSDDPEPGDERVSSGVQDLDKMTGGGLQRNSATLVIGPSGTAKTSLGLNFITQCTMQEPGLIFGFYETAGRLQRKAERMGLDLRQKMESGAVRLMWQPAAEHLMDELGYRLLDAVRQGGYRRVMIDSLGAIARTVLDQSRRLEFFAALINELRAMGTSVTASWEIRDMFDANAHAPAMELSSIFDNLLLVRLVEVRSELRRVFSVIKVRDSGFEPSLRELVITDHGIRLSRAFESMSTITTGTLNSGPGN from the coding sequence TTGGAAACTCTCGCGAGGTTAGAAACGGGAATCCCGGGCCTGGACACCGTGTTGAAGGGTGGTCTGCTGGCCGGATCCTCCTACATCGTCCAGGGGCGGCCCGGCTCGGGCAAGACCATCCTGGCCAACCAGATCGCCTTCCATCACGCGCGACAGGGTGGGCGGGTGCTCTTCGCGACGCTGCTGTCCGAATCGCATGAGCGGCTCTTCCACTTCCTCTCCAGCCTGAGCTTCTTCTCGCGGGAGAGGATCGGCAACGAAATCCAGTTCGTCAGCGCCTTCGATACCCTCGAGAGCGAGGGGCTGGACGAGGTGGTGAAGCTGCTGCGGCGGGAGATCGCGCGGCAGCGTGCCTCGGTGCTGGTGGTGGACGGCGTGCTCAATGCGCGCTCCCGCGCCGACAACACATTGGATACCAAGAAATTCATCGCGGAACTGCAGGGGCATGCCGCCTTCGCTGGCTGCACCGTGCTGCTGCTGACCAGCGCCCGGATGGACGACTCGAGCCCCGAGCACACGATGGTCGATGGCGTCATCGAGCTGGGCGAGGATCTGGTGGGGGTTCGCTCCATCCGCCGGCTGCATCTGCGGAAAACGCGCGGCAGCGGCGCGATCGGGGGGCTGCATAATTTCAGGATCACGCCGGATGGCATTGTCGTGCATCCGCGGCTGGAAGCCGTGCTGGGCAGCAGGCCGAACTCTGATGATCCGGAGCCGGGCGACGAGCGGGTGAGCAGCGGCGTCCAGGACCTGGACAAGATGACCGGCGGGGGGCTGCAGCGCAATTCCGCGACCCTGGTGATCGGTCCGTCCGGGACCGCCAAGACCAGCCTGGGGCTGAACTTCATCACGCAATGCACGATGCAGGAGCCGGGGCTGATCTTCGGCTTCTACGAGACGGCCGGGCGCCTGCAGCGCAAGGCCGAGCGGATGGGGCTCGACCTGCGGCAGAAGATGGAATCCGGTGCCGTCCGCCTGATGTGGCAGCCGGCGGCGGAGCATCTGATGGATGAACTGGGCTACCGCCTGCTGGATGCGGTGCGCCAGGGCGGCTACCGGCGGGTCATGATCGACAGCCTGGGCGCCATCGCACGCACCGTTCTCGACCAGAGCCGGCGGCTGGAATTCTTCGCAGCTCTCATCAACGAGTTGCGCGCGATGGGGACCTCCGTCACGGCGAGCTGGGAAATCCGTGACATGTTCGATGCCAATGCCCATGCGCCAGCCATGGAGCTTTCCAGCATCTTCGACAACCTGTTGCTGGTGCGGCTCGTCGAGGTGCGCTCGGAACTCCGCCGGGTCTTCTCGGTCATCAAGGTCAGGGACAGCGGCTTCGAGCCTTCGCTCCGCGAGCTCGTGATCACGGATCACGGCATCCGGCTGTCCCGGGCCTTCGAGAGCATGAGCACGATCACGACGGGAACGCTCAACTCCGGACCGGGGAACTGA
- a CDS encoding dihydroorotate dehydrogenase electron transfer subunit has protein sequence MPHPAPAQPKPVSQQAALVLAHDAVNAEYRHLVLRTDATAAAARPGQFFQLLCPAPPGEAPFLRRPMSLYGADAEAGTVEFLYKVTGAGTRGLATLRVGERLDILGPLGHGFILNPSWRDIVVVGRGVGLATLGPLARMARGMGIGVTAVLSARRPELMLSDELFRQHGASVLAVHDHDGTSAPAAVEAMLRGLIAQGRCDAFFTCGSARLLRLQQGLAREFGLPGQVAMEQQMACGLGMCFCCVRDFSVDGKTVHRRVCWDGPVFDMLEAVA, from the coding sequence ATGCCTCACCCTGCCCCCGCGCAGCCGAAACCGGTTTCCCAGCAGGCCGCCCTGGTGCTGGCGCATGATGCCGTGAACGCCGAGTACCGCCACCTCGTGCTGCGGACCGACGCCACGGCGGCGGCGGCACGGCCCGGCCAGTTCTTCCAGCTGCTCTGCCCCGCCCCGCCCGGGGAGGCCCCTTTCCTCCGCCGCCCCATGAGCCTCTACGGCGCCGATGCCGAGGCGGGCACGGTGGAATTCCTCTACAAGGTGACGGGCGCCGGCACGCGCGGCCTGGCCACGCTGCGGGTGGGGGAGCGGCTGGATATCCTGGGTCCGCTGGGCCATGGCTTCATCCTCAATCCGTCCTGGCGCGACATCGTGGTGGTCGGGCGCGGCGTGGGGCTGGCGACGCTCGGGCCGCTGGCACGGATGGCGCGCGGCATGGGCATCGGCGTCACCGCCGTCCTCAGCGCGCGGCGGCCGGAACTGATGCTCTCCGACGAATTGTTCCGGCAGCACGGGGCCTCGGTGCTGGCCGTGCATGACCATGACGGCACCAGCGCGCCCGCGGCGGTGGAGGCCATGCTGCGCGGGCTGATCGCCCAAGGCCGCTGCGATGCCTTCTTCACCTGCGGCTCCGCCCGGCTGCTGCGGCTGCAGCAGGGGCTGGCGCGGGAATTCGGCCTGCCGGGACAGGTCGCGATGGAGCAACAGATGGCCTGCGGCCTCGGGATGTGCTTCTGCTGCGTCAGGGATTTCTCGGTGGACGGGAAGACGGTGCACCGGCGCGTCTGCTGGGACGGCCCCGTCTTCGACATGCTGGAGGCCGTGGCATGA
- a CDS encoding hybrid sensor histidine kinase/response regulator, which translates to MLHRGSEPEEVWLDLHYSSVRDRRNRVAGVLGVVMETTGRVRLEQQKQIAGRALRESEAQLQALTAALPQLIWTADAEGRYDYFNERWQEFTGLPAHGTDIAAWLSAVHPDDRAAAEANWRRAVETGQGYQSEYRLRRADGAWRWFLRRALPVRDETSGEVIRWLGTCTDIEHTVRARDMLRQSAQDLEARVRQRTRELEAEQRERQRAEAQLQQAQNMEALGNLTGGVAHDFNNLLQVIRGSLELLERELEQRRQPTTRLEKAISAVDRGARLASQLLAFARRQPLRPRVVNIGSFVLGLDDMLRRSLGEQVDIETIIAPGLWNTLVDPSQVENALLNLAINARDAMGGSGRLTIGLGNTVLDQSYARQHPDAEPGDYVMLTVTDTGCGMPPEVVEKIFEPFFTTKPEGKGTGLGLSMVYGFVRQSGGHVRVISEPGRGSTIHLYLPRCDAPAEEDEAVPDTVAGGRETILVVEDDEAVREVVVDMLSCLGYTVLRANDAQGALAIIESGIRLDLLFTDVVMPGPMRSTELVRRARELQPRMGVLFTSGYAENGIARGGRLDEGVELLSKPYSQQALARKIRHVLSNQAQRNAGLQATRRQGKQARGPGGL; encoded by the coding sequence GTGCTGCACCGGGGAAGCGAGCCTGAGGAGGTATGGCTGGACCTGCATTACAGCAGTGTGCGGGACCGGCGGAACCGGGTGGCGGGCGTGCTGGGGGTGGTCATGGAGACCACCGGCCGCGTCAGGCTGGAGCAGCAGAAGCAGATCGCCGGCCGCGCGCTGCGGGAGAGCGAGGCGCAGCTTCAGGCGCTGACGGCCGCGCTGCCGCAGCTGATCTGGACCGCGGATGCCGAGGGCCGGTATGACTATTTCAACGAGCGCTGGCAGGAATTCACCGGGCTGCCGGCGCATGGCACCGATATCGCCGCCTGGCTGAGCGCCGTGCATCCCGACGACCGCGCGGCCGCCGAGGCGAACTGGCGCCGCGCGGTCGAGACGGGGCAGGGCTACCAGAGCGAATACCGCCTGCGCCGCGCCGATGGCGCCTGGCGCTGGTTCCTGCGCCGCGCCCTGCCGGTGCGGGACGAGACGAGCGGCGAGGTGATCCGCTGGCTCGGCACCTGCACGGATATCGAGCACACCGTCCGGGCACGCGACATGCTGCGCCAGAGCGCGCAGGATCTGGAAGCGCGGGTGCGGCAACGCACGCGGGAGCTGGAGGCCGAGCAGCGGGAGCGGCAGCGCGCCGAGGCGCAGTTGCAACAGGCGCAGAATATGGAGGCGCTGGGCAACCTGACCGGCGGCGTGGCGCATGACTTCAACAATCTGTTGCAGGTCATCCGCGGCAGCCTGGAGTTGCTGGAGCGTGAGCTGGAACAGCGGCGGCAGCCCACCACGCGGCTGGAGAAGGCGATCAGCGCGGTGGATCGTGGCGCCCGGCTGGCGTCCCAGCTCCTGGCCTTCGCGCGGCGCCAGCCCCTGCGGCCGCGCGTGGTCAATATCGGCAGCTTCGTGCTGGGGCTGGACGACATGCTGCGGCGCAGCCTGGGCGAGCAGGTGGATATCGAGACGATCATCGCCCCCGGCCTCTGGAACACGCTGGTGGACCCGAGCCAGGTCGAGAACGCGCTGCTGAACCTGGCCATCAACGCGCGGGACGCGATGGGCGGCAGCGGCCGGCTGACCATCGGGCTCGGCAACACGGTGCTCGACCAGTCCTATGCCCGGCAGCATCCGGACGCCGAGCCCGGCGACTACGTGATGCTGACGGTGACGGATACCGGCTGCGGCATGCCGCCGGAGGTGGTGGAAAAGATCTTCGAGCCCTTCTTCACCACCAAGCCGGAAGGCAAGGGCACCGGGCTGGGCCTTTCCATGGTCTATGGCTTCGTCCGCCAGTCCGGGGGGCATGTGCGGGTGATCAGCGAACCCGGCCGGGGTTCCACCATCCACCTCTACCTGCCCCGCTGCGACGCGCCGGCGGAGGAGGATGAGGCCGTGCCGGATACCGTCGCCGGGGGGCGTGAGACGATACTGGTCGTGGAGGATGACGAGGCGGTGCGAGAGGTCGTGGTCGATATGCTCTCCTGCCTGGGCTACACCGTGCTGCGCGCCAATGATGCCCAGGGTGCCCTGGCTATCATCGAGAGTGGCATCAGGCTCGACCTGCTCTTCACCGATGTCGTCATGCCCGGCCCGATGCGGAGCACCGAACTGGTGCGCCGGGCGCGGGAACTGCAGCCGCGGATGGGCGTGCTCTTCACCTCCGGCTATGCCGAGAATGGCATCGCCCGTGGCGGCCGGCTGGATGAGGGGGTGGAGCTACTGAGCAAGCCTTATTCCCAGCAGGCGCTGGCCCGGAAGATCCGCCACGTCCTTTCCAACCAGGCGCAGCGGAATGCCGGCCTGCAGGCGACCCGCCGCCAGGGGAAGCAGGCCCGGGGCCCCGGAGGCCTTTGA
- a CDS encoding MarR family winged helix-turn-helix transcriptional regulator — translation MHEAFGAELRRVFFRWRGCFDAELRASGQTLARARVLALLAHERDGMPQRELAAQLSIENPTLVRLLDGLERQGLVARLPEAGDRRAKRVALTAAAAPVAAEVTGISEGLRARVLAGIDEAELATALKVLRAISANLDALAGEAGR, via the coding sequence GTGCATGAAGCTTTCGGGGCTGAGTTGCGGCGCGTCTTCTTTCGCTGGCGCGGCTGCTTCGATGCGGAGTTGCGGGCCTCCGGCCAGACCCTGGCCCGCGCCCGTGTGCTGGCGCTGCTGGCGCATGAGCGCGACGGGATGCCGCAGAGGGAATTGGCCGCGCAGCTTTCGATCGAGAACCCGACCCTGGTGCGGCTGCTCGATGGCCTGGAGAGGCAGGGTCTCGTCGCCCGCCTGCCGGAAGCCGGGGACCGCCGTGCCAAGCGCGTCGCGCTGACCGCCGCTGCTGCCCCCGTGGCGGCCGAGGTGACCGGTATCTCCGAGGGGCTGCGCGCGCGCGTGCTGGCGGGTATCGACGAGGCCGAGCTGGCGACGGCGCTGAAGGTGCTGCGCGCCATCAGCGCCAATCTGGATGCCCTCGCCGGGGAGGCCGGCCGATGA
- a CDS encoding CcdB family protein translates to MPQQFGVFRNPGRNKAVIPYVLVVQSNRFRHSGRRVVVPLISARSFAPPESDIGPRFIIGGEGVVLDPLQVTNVPAAVLGDPVASLEQEEERIVRALDVMMSTAWR, encoded by the coding sequence ATGCCACAACAGTTCGGGGTCTTCCGGAACCCCGGCCGGAACAAGGCCGTGATCCCCTATGTATTGGTGGTCCAGTCCAACCGCTTCCGGCACTCCGGCCGGCGTGTCGTGGTCCCCCTCATCTCCGCCAGGAGCTTCGCCCCACCGGAGAGCGACATCGGGCCACGCTTCATCATCGGTGGCGAGGGTGTGGTACTGGATCCTCTCCAGGTCACGAATGTTCCGGCCGCCGTCCTGGGCGACCCGGTGGCTTCCCTGGAGCAAGAGGAGGAGCGTATCGTCCGGGCGCTGGACGTCATGATGAGCACGGCATGGCGTTGA
- a CDS encoding IS701 family transposase produces the protein MTSILGGGADLDRWLAPFLEVLGRKTRRTWAPLYLRGLLGPGERKSLQPMAARLGLGGHDQLQHFIASPAWDDAPLWSVLAQQADKLVGGPQAWLVIDDTALPKKGTMSVGVLPQYCGQLGKKANCQSLVSLTLAQGEVPVPVGLRLFLPEKWTDDPARCAQAGVPEAAMAPRTKAEIALDELDRLRAAGVRFGTVLADAGYGASAAFRQGLDARDLRWAVGIPRNQKVYSAAVQLVPPQGRARKPVPNEEPAEAERVLASQTWRRIAWRQGTKGALAARFAAARIRVGDGAVWGNNRHLPGDEAWLVGEWRSSGERKYYLSNLSADTPLRALAATIKGRWICEQAHQQLKQELGLGHFEGRSWTGLHRHALMSCIACAYLQHLRLAAHRRTRRGENAAPNAGPATLTKPARRATRHSRPPVQPSRHADPMSALPTQVPVTSS, from the coding sequence ATGACGAGCATCCTTGGTGGTGGAGCAGATCTGGATCGCTGGCTAGCGCCGTTCCTGGAGGTTCTGGGGCGCAAGACCCGCCGCACCTGGGCACCGCTCTACCTGCGGGGTCTGCTCGGACCCGGCGAGCGCAAGAGCCTGCAGCCGATGGCCGCCCGGCTTGGCTTGGGCGGCCACGACCAGCTGCAGCACTTCATCGCCAGCCCCGCCTGGGATGATGCGCCGCTGTGGTCGGTGCTGGCGCAGCAGGCCGACAAGCTGGTCGGCGGTCCGCAGGCTTGGCTGGTGATCGATGACACGGCGCTGCCTAAGAAAGGCACGATGTCAGTCGGCGTGCTGCCGCAGTACTGCGGCCAACTCGGCAAGAAGGCCAATTGCCAATCGCTGGTGTCGCTCACCCTGGCACAGGGCGAGGTGCCTGTTCCGGTCGGTCTACGGCTGTTCCTGCCGGAGAAGTGGACCGATGACCCTGCACGCTGTGCCCAGGCAGGCGTGCCGGAGGCGGCGATGGCGCCGCGAACCAAGGCCGAAATCGCACTGGACGAACTCGACCGGCTGAGGGCGGCGGGCGTGCGGTTCGGCACTGTGCTGGCCGATGCGGGCTATGGCGCAAGTGCGGCGTTCCGGCAGGGCCTGGATGCTCGGGATCTGCGCTGGGCGGTGGGCATCCCGCGCAACCAGAAGGTCTACAGCGCCGCCGTGCAGCTGGTGCCGCCGCAGGGACGGGCTCGTAAGCCAGTGCCGAACGAAGAGCCAGCAGAGGCGGAGAGGGTGTTGGCCTCGCAAACCTGGCGCCGCATCGCCTGGCGGCAGGGTACCAAGGGCGCATTGGCGGCCCGGTTCGCCGCGGCGCGCATCCGGGTGGGCGACGGCGCGGTTTGGGGCAACAACCGGCATCTGCCGGGTGATGAAGCCTGGCTGGTCGGCGAATGGCGCTCTAGCGGCGAGCGGAAGTACTATCTGAGCAACCTGTCCGCCGACACACCGCTGCGGGCGCTGGCGGCCACCATCAAAGGACGCTGGATCTGCGAACAGGCGCACCAGCAGCTGAAGCAGGAACTCGGGCTCGGCCACTTCGAGGGACGGTCCTGGACAGGCCTGCACCGACACGCGTTGATGAGCTGCATCGCCTGTGCCTACCTGCAGCACCTCCGCCTCGCCGCGCACCGCCGGACGAGGCGGGGGGAAAATGCGGCCCCCAATGCCGGGCCCGCCACCCTCACCAAGCCTGCCCGCCGTGCGACGCGCCATTCTCGACCGCCTGTTCAGCCATCTCGTCACGCCGATCCGATGTCCGCACTGCCGACGCAGGTTCCTGTCACCTCATCATAA
- a CDS encoding response regulator, which translates to MTTILVVDDEFLIADVLSFALEDEGFMAVRASNGRKGLDVFQRDRPALVITDFMMPVMNGLEFAQAIQERTDGDPPPIILMSGAQADIARQNAHLFAAVFDKPFRVSEIVDAVIALVGRPGG; encoded by the coding sequence ATGACGACGATCCTGGTGGTCGATGACGAATTCCTGATCGCAGATGTGCTGTCCTTCGCACTGGAGGATGAAGGGTTCATGGCCGTCCGCGCCAGCAACGGGCGGAAGGGGCTGGATGTCTTCCAGCGGGACAGGCCCGCGCTGGTCATCACGGATTTCATGATGCCTGTAATGAACGGCCTGGAATTCGCCCAGGCGATACAGGAGCGGACGGATGGCGACCCGCCGCCGATCATCCTGATGAGTGGCGCGCAAGCCGATATCGCGCGGCAGAACGCGCATCTCTTCGCCGCCGTCTTCGACAAGCCGTTCCGGGTGTCGGAGATCGTGGATGCCGTTATCGCGCTGGTCGGCCGCCCCGGCGGCTGA
- a CDS encoding type II toxin-antitoxin system CcdA family antitoxin, which produces MPYDANAPKRRVNMTLNVDLVDQARVLTDNLSDTVEHLLAQFVAEAGAAQREKERRIDQHIEASNLFVARHGTLADEFSTL; this is translated from the coding sequence ATGCCTTACGATGCGAACGCGCCCAAGCGGCGCGTCAACATGACCCTCAATGTCGATCTCGTGGATCAGGCCCGCGTGCTGACCGACAATCTCTCCGATACGGTCGAGCACCTGCTCGCGCAGTTCGTAGCCGAGGCCGGAGCAGCCCAGCGCGAGAAAGAGCGGCGGATCGACCAGCATATCGAGGCCAGCAACCTGTTCGTCGCCCGGCACGGCACGCTCGCCGACGAATTCTCCACCCTCTGA
- a CDS encoding DUF4886 domain-containing protein encodes MNFPSSTGRRAGILVVSVFAFALQCTAASAASILFVGNSFTYGDPAGAAPPTVQAYRPGTVTDLNGTGIGGVPALFKAFTLQAGLDYDVSLETQGGSGLDFHWNNRRSLIDQPWDHVVLQSYSTLDVTDPGNPAKLIEYSALFADLLTARNPDVDISLMATWSRADQTYRPTGAWYGQPISAMYQDVQAGYEAAKANSPEIDRVITVGGAWNRAMETGFADPNPYDGIAPGQVSLWAPDNYHASVFGYYLEALMVFGSITGLDPLSLGLEEYVAADLGITPEQALALQRIAHDQLAVPVPEPSALLLLAPALLALVWSRRRGSPALAA; translated from the coding sequence GTGAACTTCCCCTCTTCGACAGGCCGGCGGGCCGGCATCCTGGTGGTGTCGGTTTTCGCCTTCGCGCTGCAATGCACGGCAGCCTCGGCCGCCAGCATCCTCTTCGTTGGCAACAGCTTCACCTATGGCGACCCAGCCGGCGCAGCGCCGCCGACGGTGCAGGCCTACCGGCCCGGTACGGTCACTGACCTCAACGGCACGGGCATCGGCGGTGTCCCCGCTCTCTTCAAGGCTTTCACGCTGCAGGCCGGCCTGGACTACGATGTCAGCCTGGAGACCCAGGGTGGTTCAGGCCTGGATTTCCACTGGAACAACCGGCGCAGTCTGATCGACCAACCCTGGGACCATGTGGTGCTGCAAAGCTACAGCACCCTGGACGTGACGGACCCCGGCAACCCGGCCAAGCTGATCGAATATTCCGCGCTGTTCGCGGATCTGCTGACAGCGCGGAACCCGGATGTCGATATCAGCCTGATGGCTACCTGGTCCCGCGCCGACCAGACTTACCGCCCCACCGGCGCCTGGTATGGCCAGCCGATCAGCGCCATGTATCAGGATGTCCAGGCCGGCTACGAGGCCGCCAAGGCGAATTCGCCGGAGATCGACCGTGTCATCACCGTGGGTGGGGCATGGAACAGGGCGATGGAGACCGGCTTCGCCGACCCCAATCCCTATGACGGCATCGCGCCCGGCCAGGTAAGCCTCTGGGCGCCGGACAATTATCACGCCAGCGTCTTCGGCTATTACCTGGAAGCCTTGATGGTCTTCGGCAGCATCACAGGGCTGGACCCGCTCAGCCTGGGCCTGGAGGAATATGTGGCCGCCGATCTGGGCATTACCCCGGAACAGGCCCTTGCCCTGCAGCGGATCGCACATGACCAGCTGGCGGTCCCGGTGCCTGAGCCCTCCGCCCTGCTGCTGCTGGCCCCGGCCCTGCTGGCGCTGGTCTGGTCGCGCCGGCGCGGCAGCCCTGCCCTGGCGGCGTAG
- the hemA gene encoding 5-aminolevulinate synthase, whose protein sequence is MHPFQNYCRDELARMKAEGRYRSFAALYKSRSDFPRYTDAEGREIIVWSSNDYLGLGGSDILADAAIRAVEMHGVGSGGTRNISGNTPLHEALERELATLHQKDAALVFTSGYVANQAALGTILASMGGNWQVFSDEKNHNSMIAGMKNARHKSIFRHNDVAHLEELLAAADPAVNKLVAFESVYSMDGDIGPLAELAALCRKYGALSYLDEVHAVGMYGPTGAGVAERDGILDQIDIVQGTLAKAFGCHGGYVAAGAEIVDYLRSAAAGFIFTTSLPPALAAAALASVRYVKGAKALRARHAERAARLKAAFRAVGVEPMPSVSHIVPVPVGDAALCRRVSQMLLEDHGLYVTPINYPTVPRGTERLRFTATPRHGDAEIEQAAQALADVLRRVGLLRADAA, encoded by the coding sequence TTGCATCCCTTCCAGAATTATTGCCGAGACGAACTCGCCCGCATGAAGGCCGAGGGGCGCTATCGCAGCTTCGCGGCCCTCTACAAATCCCGCAGCGACTTTCCGCGCTATACTGACGCCGAGGGGCGGGAGATTATCGTCTGGTCCTCCAATGACTATCTCGGACTTGGCGGTTCCGACATTCTGGCCGATGCGGCGATCCGTGCGGTGGAGATGCATGGCGTCGGCTCCGGCGGCACGCGCAACATCTCTGGCAATACGCCGCTGCATGAGGCGCTGGAGCGGGAGCTCGCCACGCTGCACCAGAAGGACGCGGCACTGGTCTTCACCTCCGGCTACGTGGCCAATCAGGCGGCGCTGGGCACCATCCTCGCCAGCATGGGCGGTAACTGGCAGGTCTTCTCGGACGAGAAGAACCACAACTCCATGATCGCCGGCATGAAGAATGCCCGGCACAAGAGCATCTTCCGCCATAATGACGTGGCGCATCTGGAGGAGCTGCTGGCGGCCGCCGACCCGGCGGTGAACAAGCTGGTGGCCTTCGAGTCCGTCTATTCCATGGATGGCGATATCGGCCCGCTGGCCGAGCTGGCGGCACTCTGCCGGAAATACGGCGCCTTGAGCTATCTGGACGAGGTGCATGCCGTCGGGATGTATGGCCCGACCGGTGCCGGCGTGGCCGAGCGCGACGGCATTCTGGACCAGATCGACATCGTCCAGGGCACGCTGGCCAAGGCCTTTGGCTGCCATGGCGGCTACGTGGCGGCAGGGGCGGAGATCGTGGACTACCTGCGCTCGGCTGCGGCCGGCTTCATCTTCACCACGTCCCTGCCGCCGGCCCTGGCCGCCGCGGCCCTGGCCAGCGTGCGGTACGTGAAGGGCGCAAAGGCGCTGCGGGCGCGCCATGCCGAGCGCGCCGCCCGGCTGAAGGCCGCCTTCCGCGCCGTGGGCGTCGAGCCCATGCCTTCGGTCAGCCATATAGTGCCGGTGCCGGTGGGCGATGCCGCGCTGTGCCGCCGCGTCAGCCAGATGCTGCTGGAAGATCACGGGCTCTATGTGACGCCCATCAACTACCCGACGGTGCCGCGCGGGACCGAGCGGCTGCGCTTCACGGCCACGCCGCGCCATGGCGATGCCGAGATCGAGCAGGCAGCCCAGGCCCTGGCGGATGTGCTGCGCCGGGTGGGGCTGCTGCGGGCGGACGCCGCCTGA
- a CDS encoding LysR family transcriptional regulator, with protein MARDTTPRNPRIHAAAIHYFDAVRRAGSIREAARRLNIASSAVNRQILKLEAEIGSPLFERLPGGLRLTAAGEVLARHVLTVLRDVERVRSDLDALEGLRAGHVELVTLEGCCHRIVPAAIAALHERHPRISIGARLLESAAIPAAILTGEAHLGLAFEVRRRPELRQLSTVPLPLGLVVRRDSPLAGKPFATLRDCAGLPLVLPRENFANRDQLQPLLFQAGLSLQGQVEAGSIELMRQLVLCGLGVAFMTRVGLEAELEAGRLAHVPLRHGNRPVTSELGLYAGAGQAHSGAVEAFARQIVAQLGLCVYGADESCYEEPPGK; from the coding sequence TTGGCCCGGGACACGACGCCGCGCAATCCGCGCATCCATGCCGCCGCCATCCACTACTTCGACGCCGTGCGGCGCGCGGGCTCGATCCGGGAGGCGGCGCGGCGACTGAACATCGCCTCCTCCGCCGTCAACCGGCAGATCCTGAAGCTGGAGGCTGAGATCGGCTCCCCGCTGTTCGAGCGCCTGCCGGGCGGGCTGCGCCTGACCGCGGCGGGGGAGGTGCTGGCCCGCCACGTCCTGACGGTGCTGCGGGATGTGGAGCGGGTGCGTTCCGACCTCGACGCACTGGAGGGGCTGCGGGCCGGCCATGTGGAGCTGGTGACGCTGGAAGGGTGCTGCCACCGCATCGTACCCGCCGCCATCGCCGCGTTGCATGAGCGGCATCCGCGCATCAGCATCGGTGCCCGGTTGCTGGAGAGCGCCGCCATCCCCGCCGCCATCCTGACCGGCGAGGCGCATCTCGGTCTGGCCTTCGAGGTCCGGCGCCGGCCGGAACTGCGGCAGTTGAGCACAGTGCCCCTGCCACTGGGCCTGGTGGTGCGGAGGGATTCGCCGCTGGCCGGAAAACCCTTCGCCACGCTGCGCGACTGCGCCGGCCTGCCGCTGGTGCTGCCGCGCGAGAACTTCGCCAATCGCGACCAGTTGCAACCGCTGCTGTTCCAGGCCGGGCTGAGCCTGCAGGGGCAGGTTGAGGCGGGATCGATCGAGTTGATGCGGCAGCTGGTGCTGTGCGGACTGGGCGTGGCCTTCATGACCCGTGTGGGACTTGAGGCGGAGCTGGAGGCCGGGCGGCTGGCGCATGTGCCGCTGCGCCATGGCAACCGCCCCGTGACAAGCGAACTCGGGCTCTATGCCGGCGCCGGCCAGGCGCATTCCGGCGCGGTGGAGGCCTTCGCGCGGCAGATCGTCGCGCAGCTTGGACTTTGCGTATATGGGGCTGACGAATCCTGCTATGAGGAGCCGCCAGGAAAATAG